A region from the Muribaculum gordoncarteri genome encodes:
- the gltA gene encoding NADPH-dependent glutamate synthase yields the protein MANNNYTSSPRDAQWREELRKATPVKERTSIPRVKMPELDPAYRITCNEEVNQGLSAEAAVLEATRCMDCPDPQCVTGCPVSINIPGFIKNIERKDFHAAAVVLKETSALPAVCGRVCPQEKQCESRCIYHKMKKEPVAIGYLERFAADNERLCGCHAVPETAPKNGIKVAVVGSGPAGLSFAGDMIKRGYDVTVFEALHEIGGVLKYGIPEFRLPNEVVDVEINALAALGVNFVKDCIVGKTLSYDDLHEMGFKGIFVASGAGLPRFMGIPGENYIGVMSSNEYLTRINLMGAGRPDHDTPILKGKRVAVIGGGNTAMDSVRTARRMGAESAMVVYRRGEAEMPARAEEVKHAKQEGVEFLTLHNPIEYLADEKGRVNMMRVQKMELGEPDASGRRSPVPIEGAIIDIPVDLVIVSVGVSPNPLIPNAIPALEVSRRGTIVVNEGTMQSSLSDIYAGGDIVRGGATVILAMGDGRHAAAAMDAKLSE from the coding sequence ATGGCAAACAATAACTATACATCATCGCCACGTGACGCACAGTGGCGCGAAGAGCTCCGTAAAGCCACTCCGGTAAAAGAGCGCACATCAATTCCCCGAGTGAAGATGCCCGAGCTCGACCCCGCCTACCGCATAACCTGCAACGAGGAGGTCAATCAGGGTCTATCGGCTGAAGCGGCAGTGCTTGAAGCGACAAGATGCATGGACTGCCCCGATCCCCAATGTGTAACCGGATGTCCAGTAAGCATCAACATCCCCGGATTCATCAAGAATATCGAGCGTAAGGATTTCCATGCGGCAGCCGTGGTCTTGAAAGAAACAAGCGCGCTTCCTGCTGTGTGCGGTCGTGTATGCCCCCAGGAGAAGCAATGTGAGTCACGTTGCATCTACCACAAGATGAAGAAGGAACCGGTAGCCATAGGATACCTCGAGCGTTTTGCCGCCGACAACGAACGCCTGTGCGGATGTCACGCCGTGCCCGAAACAGCTCCCAAGAACGGCATCAAGGTCGCCGTAGTGGGTTCGGGCCCCGCCGGACTGTCATTTGCAGGCGACATGATAAAACGCGGTTACGATGTAACCGTATTTGAAGCCCTGCATGAAATAGGCGGAGTACTTAAATACGGAATCCCGGAATTCCGACTTCCCAACGAAGTGGTCGATGTCGAAATAAACGCCCTTGCCGCTCTTGGAGTAAATTTCGTAAAGGATTGCATCGTAGGCAAAACATTGAGTTACGACGACCTTCACGAAATGGGCTTCAAAGGCATATTCGTAGCTTCAGGAGCCGGTCTGCCCCGCTTCATGGGCATTCCCGGAGAGAACTACATCGGCGTTATGTCAAGTAACGAATATCTCACCCGTATCAACCTTATGGGTGCAGGCCGTCCCGACCACGACACACCCATCCTTAAAGGCAAGCGGGTAGCTGTAATAGGAGGCGGTAACACAGCTATGGACTCAGTGCGCACCGCACGACGCATGGGCGCTGAATCGGCCATGGTGGTATATCGTCGCGGCGAAGCCGAAATGCCGGCACGAGCCGAAGAAGTGAAGCACGCCAAGCAGGAAGGCGTAGAGTTCCTCACCCTGCATAATCCCATTGAGTATCTCGCCGATGAAAAAGGCCGCGTTAACATGATGAGAGTGCAGAAAATGGAACTCGGCGAGCCCGACGCGTCAGGCCGACGCTCACCGGTGCCCATCGAAGGCGCGATAATCGACATCCCCGTCGATCTGGTTATTGTGAGCGTGGGAGTATCGCCAAACCCGTTAATCCCCAATGCAATCCCCGCACTTGAAGTGTCACGCCGAGGCACAATCGTAGTCAACGAAGGCACAATGCAGTCGTCGCTCAGCGACATATATGCAGGAGGTGACATCGTGCGCGGTGGTGCTACCGTAATCCTTGCCATGGGTGACGGACGACATGCCGCAGCCGCAATGGACGCAAAACTCTCCGAATAA
- a CDS encoding sulfide/dihydroorotate dehydrogenase-like FAD/NAD-binding protein gives MNKILEKEHFSENVVKLVVEAPAIARSRKPGHFVIVRACENGERIPLTIADADTVKGTITLVVQNVGVSSGKICSLEPGESLTDVVGPLGQATHIEKVGTVVCCGGGVGVAPLLPIIKAMKEAGNKVITVLAARTKELIILEEQVRPYSDEVIIMTDDGSYGTKGLVTNGVESVINREKVDLVVTIGPAIMMKFVSLLTKKYDIPTMCSLNTIMVDGTGMCGACRVTVGGKTKFVCIDGPEFDAHQVDFDEMLMRLRSFN, from the coding sequence AGAAGGAACACTTCTCCGAGAACGTTGTCAAGCTTGTAGTGGAAGCTCCGGCAATAGCACGGTCACGCAAGCCCGGACACTTCGTTATTGTGCGTGCTTGCGAAAATGGCGAACGCATTCCGTTGACGATTGCCGATGCCGATACCGTGAAAGGAACAATAACCCTCGTAGTGCAGAATGTAGGCGTGTCTTCAGGCAAAATATGCAGTCTTGAACCCGGAGAATCGCTCACCGATGTAGTGGGTCCGCTCGGACAAGCCACCCACATCGAGAAAGTAGGCACCGTAGTGTGCTGCGGAGGCGGCGTGGGAGTAGCTCCCCTGCTACCCATCATAAAAGCGATGAAAGAGGCCGGCAACAAGGTGATAACCGTTTTGGCCGCACGCACCAAGGAGCTTATAATACTTGAGGAGCAAGTGCGCCCCTACTCCGATGAAGTCATAATCATGACCGATGACGGAAGCTACGGCACAAAGGGACTTGTCACCAACGGTGTTGAAAGCGTAATCAACCGCGAAAAAGTCGACCTTGTAGTCACCATAGGTCCCGCCATAATGATGAAATTCGTTTCACTGCTCACCAAGAAATACGACATACCCACAATGTGCTCGCTCAACACAATCATGGTCGACGGCACGGGAATGTGCGGTGCTTGTCGTGTGACTGTAGGCGGCAAGACTAAATTTGTATGCATCGACGGCCCCGAATTTGACGCACACCAAGTCGATTTCGATGAGATGCTTATGCGTTTACGTTCATTTAACTAA